The Arachis hypogaea cultivar Tifrunner chromosome 16, arahy.Tifrunner.gnm2.J5K5, whole genome shotgun sequence genome contains a region encoding:
- the LOC112758923 gene encoding metal tolerance protein 1-like, producing the protein MEAQSPRHSQVIEISGDLPDLGRRNGGVSRKICGEAACGFSKDSEERSASMRKLLIAVVLCVIFMSVEVVGGIKANSLAILTDAAHLLSDVAAFAISLFSLWAAGWESNPRQSYGFFRIEILGALLSIQLIWLLAGILVYEAIQRIISGTREVNGFLMFLVAAFGLVVNIIMAFLLGHDHGHSHNHAHGSDHDHHGTKHTKKDSTPLLGESKNVNVQGAYLHVLGDSIQSVGVMIGGAIIWWKPEWQIVDLICTLVFSVIVLGTTINMLRNILEVLMESTPREIDAAEVQRGLLEMEEVLAVHELHIWAITVGKVLLACHVIVRPEVNADIVLDKVIDYITRVYNISHVTIQIER; encoded by the coding sequence ATGGAAGCACAAAGCCCTCGCCATTCACAAGTCATTGAAATCAGTGGAGATCTTCCTGACTTAGGAAGGAGGAACGGAGGAGTAAGTAGAAAAATTTGTGGGGAAGCAGCATGTGGGTTCTCTAAGGATTCCGAAGAGAGATCAGCTTCGATGCGAAAGCTTTTAATAGCAGTGGTGCTTTGTGTTATTTTCATGAGCGTTGAAGTAGTTGGAGGGATCAAAGCAAATAGTCTGGCAATATTAACTGATGCAGCACATTTGCTTTCAGATGTTGCAGCATTCGCaatctctttgttttctttatggGCTGCTGGATGGGAATCCAATCCTCGCCAATCATACGGGTTTTTCAGGATAGAGATTCTCGGTGCTCTGCTTTCTATCCAGTTGATATGGTTGCTTGCTGGGATTCTAGTGTATGAAGCCATTCAGAGAATTATTTCAGGGACTCGTGAGGTCAATGGCTTCTTAATGTTCCTTGTTGCTGCATTTGGTTTAGTTGTTAACATCATTATGGCTTTCTTATTGGGTCATGATCACGGCCATAGCCACAACCATGCACATGGTAGTGATCATGATCATCATGgcacaaaacacacaaaaaaggATTCTACACCGCTTCTTggggaatccaaaaatgtgaatgtGCAGGGGGCTTATCTGCATGTACTTGGAGATTCTATCCAGAGTGTGGGGGTAATGATTGGTGGAGCAATCATATGGTGGAAGCCGGAGTGGCAAATAGTTGACTTAATTTGCACTCTAGTATTTTCGGTAATTGTTTTGGGGACAACTATAAACATGCTGAGGAACATTCTGGAAGTTCTGATGGAGAGCACGCCGCGTGAAATAGACGCGGCGGAGGTCCAAAGGGGGCTGCTGGAGATGGAAGAAGTGTTGGCTGTTCATGAGTTGCATATTTGGGCCATCACTGTTGGGAAGGTTTTGCTGGCTTGCCATGTTATAGTTAGGCCAGAAGTGAATGCAGACATAGTGCTGGACAAGGTTATTGACTATATCACAAGAGTTTATAATATTAGTCATGTCACTATACAGATAGAGCGCTAG
- the LOC112758563 gene encoding NDR1/HIN1-like protein 12, which translates to MAAEECRPPPTRAPTPPPPQLPPQPQPQPPYQHHHLPPLKDTEQDYYTDKPPMGSPHKNDSSAAKRSMCAFLTIFLLLAGITLLVLWLVYRPYKPRFKVVGAAIYSLNTTTPPFMSTTMQFTLLIRNPNRRVSLYLDRFSAFVSYRNQAITQQVMLPPLHQDKHSTVSVAPVIGGTPVPVSAEVSNGLMVDQAYGVVGLRVVLLGRLRWKAGAIKTAHYGLYVRCDLVMGLKKGFVGQVPLLGAPPCHVDV; encoded by the coding sequence ATGGCAGCAGAAGAGTGCCGCCCTCCTCCAACTCGAGCACCAACCCCTCCACCCCCACAGCTACCTccacagccacagccacagccacCGTACCAACATCACCATCTTCCTCCTCTCAAAGACACCGAACAAGACTACTACACGGACAAACCCCCCATGGGGTCTCCCCACAAGAACGATTCTTCAGCCGCCAAACGCTCTATGTGCGCCTTCCTCACCATCTTCCTCCTCCTTGCTGGCATCACTCTCCTCGTTCTCTGGCTCGTCTACCGTCCCTACAAACCCCGCTTCAAAGTGGTGGGCGCCGCCATCTACTCCCTCAACACAACCACCCCGCCATTCATGTCCACCACCATGCAGTTCACCCTCCTCATTCGGAACCCAAACAGGCGCGTCTCCCTCTACCTGGACAGGTTCTCCGCCTTCGTGTCCTACAGGAACCAGGCCATCACGCAGCAGGTCATGCTGCCCCCCCTCCACCAGGACAAGCACAGCACCGTCTCTGTGGCCCCCGTCATCGGAGGCACCCCGGTTCCCGTCTCTGCGGAGGTTTCCAATGGTCTAATGGTGGACCAGGCATATGGAGTTGTGGGCCTGAGAGTGGTGCTCCTTGGCAGGCTGAGGTGGAAGGCTGGTGCCATTAAGACCGCTCACTACGGCCTCTATGTGAGGTGCGACCTTGTCATGGGTTTGAAGAAAGGCTTTGTTGGTCAggttcctcttcttggtgctccaccttgCCATGTCGATGTCTGA